The Oxyura jamaicensis isolate SHBP4307 breed ruddy duck chromosome 28, BPBGC_Ojam_1.0, whole genome shotgun sequence genome contains a region encoding:
- the KANK3 gene encoding KN motif and ankyrin repeat domain-containing protein 3 isoform X2 translates to MAQPAHLNQNLPDLGGPFLYRDQDDGEKSSYSVETPYGFLLDLDFLKYVDDIESGQTLKKVPLPRRAKGARQQLGTLRSPSSHTSGWTSTESLTSTASEDGRTALLLSPHSRAPPEPLSKQTSHPASPPPAVRLLPPPARKCLARNLQVEKTLLETSRRLEQEQSHSQPGAPSQVHPWVPAGTEGQPGSARMSPGSSGRSTPAAGLGAAPLQHVREQMAAALRQLRDLEEQVKTIPFLEMQICELQQEKAKLMEKLSVEPGGSEEQPRAGLECEAEPAKGRASKIAELRKLTEKLAVSERGSRSWPGKGTAARPRGDERPCRSVAVGEDRPMTDAVFYYQSQQVGSGEPGGGAPERRDAAVWVLESSLGLAPEVERELELLQQTVGHQKEVIALMEGHLQEATRELEELRLEVCARRPRGRTDKEVTAKPQVAEALVEAAVVTQSQAVGDPVEMVDVAVGCSPPTACVGVGCCPDRRDVAVGPDAASGHEDKGSQADRAGTDRASPERAGTDVATADAGTTTPARKELEPSAGGAGCQRTPSGPQGAAEVLEATGDTCLGSPAPEAAVVEVVDGGQDPSSARDGRAAASPAARALKSIMKKRDGAPRSEAEGSKKSLQFVGVLNGEYESTSSEEEEEDGDSSSEKASADSSDSEEQGGTDTSEEEEEDAGGGQSEPGEQQEQEGASVAPPEPTEVKEKFELSPRMREACLIVKTHLGHPGATKSKEALASSSLVLQEWFRLSSQKSSVPDTVANHLLAFAELSPALLAHVVNLADGNGNTALHYSVSHSNFHIVQLLLDTGVCNVDHQNKAGYTALMLAALAAVEQEDDMNVVRRLFSMGNVNAKASQAGQTALMLAVSHGRQEMVEALLACGADVNLQDEEGSTALMCACEHGRVETVKLLLAQPTCNISIVDSDGNNAVAIALEAGHSNIAVLLYAHLNGTKAQPHGPSTVGTKSPGNPKKPN, encoded by the exons ATGGCTCAGCCTGCACACCTGAACCAGAACCTTCCCG ATCTCGGGGGCCCCTTCTTGTACAGGGACCAAGACGATGGGGAGAAGAGCTCGTATTCGGTGGAAACCCCCTATGGCTTCCTCTTGGACCTGGATTTCCTGAAATACGTCGATGACATCGAAAGCGGCCAGACGCTCAAGAAAGTGCCGCTGCCGCGCAGGGCGAAAggggccaggcagcagctcggCACGCtgcgcagccccagcagccacaCCAGCGGCTGGACCTCCACCGAGTCCCTCACCTCCACAGCCAGCGAGGACGGCAGGACCgcgctgctgctgtccccacacAGCCGGGCGCCCCCGGAGCCCCTGAGCAAGCAAACCTCCCACCCCGCATCTCCCCCGCCGGCCGTGCGGCtgctcccacctcctgcccGCAAGTGCTTGGCACGAAACCTGCAGGTGGAGAAGACCTTGCTGGAGACGAGTAGGAGGCtagagcaggagcagagccatTCGCAGCCGGGCGCCCCGAGCCAggtgcacccatgggtgccggCGGGCACCGAGGGCCAGCCGGGCTCCGCGCGGATGAGCCCTGGCAGCTCGGGGCGCAGCACGCCGGCTGCAGGGCTCGGCGCTGCCCCGCTGCAGCACGTGCGGGAGCAGATGGCCGCGGCTTTGCGGCAGCTGCGGGACCTGGAGGAGCAGGTGAAAACCATCCCCTTCCTGGAGATGCAGATctgtgagctgcagcaggagaaggcGAAGCTGATGGAGAAGCTGTCGGTGGAGCCCGGCGGGAGCGAGGAGCAGCCCCGAGCGGGGCTGGAGTGCGAAGCAGAGCCGGCAAAGGGTCGAGCAAGCAAGATCGCGGAGCTGAGGAAGCTGACAGAGAAGCTGGCCGTGTCAGAGCGGGGCAGCCGTAGCTGGCCGGGCAAGGGCACGGCCGCCCGCCCCAGGGGTGACGAGAGGCCGTGCCGCTCTGTGGCTGTGGGCGAGGACCGGCCCATGACCGATGCCGTCTTCTACTACCAGTCACAGCAGGTGGGCAGCGGCGAGCCAGGCGGCGGGGCCCCAGAGCGCCGGGACGCGGCCGTGTGGGTGCTCGAGTCCTCGCTGGGGCTCGCCCCCGAGGTggagcgggagctggagctgctgcagcagacgGTGGGGCACCAGAAGGAGGTGATTGCCCTGATGGAGGGGCACCTGCAGGAGGCCACacgggagctggaggagctgcggCTGGAGGTGTGTGCCCGCCGGCCCCGTGGGCGCACGGACAAGGAGGTGACAGCCAAGCCACAGGTGGCCGAGGCGCTGGTGGAGGCAGCGGTGGTGACGCAGAGCCAGGCAGTCGGCGACCCCGTGGAGATGGTGGATGTGGCCGTGGGGTGCTCCCCGCCGACGGCCTGTGTCGGGGTGGGCTGCTGCCCCGACCGGCGGGATGTGGCAGTCGGGCCTGATGCGGCCTCGGGGCATGAAGACAAAGGCAGCCAGGCCGACAGGGCCGGCACCGACAGGGCCAGCCCCGAGAGGGCCGGCACCGACGTGGCCACTGCTGATGCAGGCACCACCACCCCAGCACGCAAGGAGCTGGAGCCCAGCGCTGGCGGTGCCGGATGCCAGCGCACCCCAAGCGGTCCCCAGGGTGCAGCGGAGGTGTTGGAAGCGACAGGGGACACGTGCCTGGGCAGCCCGGCCCCTGAGGCCGCAGTTGTGGAGGTGGTGGACGGTGGCCAGGATCCGTCCTCAGCACGGGATGGCAGAGCAGccgccagccctgcagcca GAGCCCTGAAGTCCATCATGAAGAAGCGGGACGGTGCCCCCCGGAGCGAGGCCGAGGGCAGCAAGAAGAGCCTGCAGTTCGTGGGCGTGCTGAACGGGGA GTACGAGAGCACGtccagcgaggaggaggaggaggatggagacAGCTCCTCTGAGAAGGCTTCAGCCGACAGCTCCGACAGTGAGGAGCAGGGTGGCACCGACACTtcggaggaggaggaagaggatgccGGGGGTGGCCAGAGCGAGCCGGGCGAGCAGCAGGAGCAAGAGGGGGCCAGCGTGGCCCCACCAGAGCCCACCGAGGTGAAGGAGAA GTTCGAGCTGAGCCCCAGGATGCGGGAGGCCTGCCTCATCGTCAAGACCCACCTGGGCCACCCCGGGGCCACCAAGAGCAAGGAGGCG CtcgccagcagcagcctggtcCTGCAGGAGTGGTTCCGTCTGTCCAGCCAGAAGTCATCCGTCCCCGACACGGTTGCCAACCACCTCCTGGCCTTCGCCGAGCTCTCGCCAGCCCTCCTGGCCCACGTGGTGAACCTGGCCGATGGGAACGGCAACACAGCCCTGCACTACAGCGTCTCCCACTCCAACTTCCACAtcgtgcagctgctgctggacacGG GGGTCTGTAACGTGGACCACCAGAACAAAGCTGGCTACACGGCGCTCATGCTGGCAGCGCTGGCAGCCGTCGAGCAGGAGGACGACATGAACGTGGTCAGGAGGCTCTTCAGCATGGGCAACGTCAATGCCAAGGCCAGCCAG GCTGGCCAGACGGCGCTGATGCTGGCAGTCAGCCACGGACGGCAGGAGATGGTGGAAGCCCTGCTCGCCTGCGGCGCTGACGTGAACCTGCAGGATGAGGAGGGCTCGACCGCGCTGATGTGCGCCTGCGAGCACGGCCGGGTGGAGACcgtgaagctgctgctggctcagcccACCTGCAACATCTCCATCGTGGACAGC GATGGTAACAACGCTGTCGCCATCGCGCTGGAGGCCGGCCACAGCAACATCGCGGTGCTCCTGTACGCCCACCTGAATGGGACAAAGGCGCAGCCACAC GGGCCATCAACAGTGGGCACCAAGAGCCCCGGGAACCCAAAGAAACCAAATTAG
- the KANK3 gene encoding KN motif and ankyrin repeat domain-containing protein 3 isoform X1: protein MAQPAHLNQNLPDLGGPFLYRDQDDGEKSSYSVETPYGFLLDLDFLKYVDDIESGQTLKKVPLPRRAKGARQQLGTLRSPSSHTSGWTSTESLTSTASEDGRTALLLSPHSRAPPEPLSKQTSHPASPPPAVRLLPPPARKCLARNLQVEKTLLETSRRLEQEQSHSQPGAPSQVHPWVPAGTEGQPGSARMSPGSSGRSTPAAGLGAAPLQHVREQMAAALRQLRDLEEQVKTIPFLEMQICELQQEKAKLMEKLSVEPGGSEEQPRAGLECEAEPAKGRASKIAELRKLTEKLAVSERGSRSWPGKGTAARPRGDERPCRSVAVGEDRPMTDAVFYYQSQQVGSGEPGGGAPERRDAAVWVLESSLGLAPEVERELELLQQTVGHQKEVIALMEGHLQEATRELEELRLEVCARRPRGRTDKEVTAKPQVAEALVEAAVVTQSQAVGDPVEMVDVAVGCSPPTACVGVGCCPDRRDVAVGPDAASGHEDKGSQADRAGTDRASPERAGTDVATADAGTTTPARKELEPSAGGAGCQRTPSGPQGAAEVLEATGDTCLGSPAPEAAVVEVVDGGQDPSSARDGRAAASPAARALKSIMKKRDGAPRSEAEGSKKSLQFVGVLNGEYESTSSEEEEEDGDSSSEKASADSSDSEEQGGTDTSEEEEEDAGGGQSEPGEQQEQEGASVAPPEPTEVKEKFELSPRMREACLIVKTHLGHPGATKSKEALASSSLVLQEWFRLSSQKSSVPDTVANHLLAFAELSPALLAHVVNLADGNGNTALHYSVSHSNFHIVQLLLDTGVCNVDHQNKAGYTALMLAALAAVEQEDDMNVVRRLFSMGNVNAKASQAGQTALMLAVSHGRQEMVEALLACGADVNLQDEEGSTALMCACEHGRVETVKLLLAQPTCNISIVDSDGNNAVAIALEAGHSNIAVLLYAHLNGTKAQPHQGPSTVGTKSPGNPKKPN from the exons ATGGCTCAGCCTGCACACCTGAACCAGAACCTTCCCG ATCTCGGGGGCCCCTTCTTGTACAGGGACCAAGACGATGGGGAGAAGAGCTCGTATTCGGTGGAAACCCCCTATGGCTTCCTCTTGGACCTGGATTTCCTGAAATACGTCGATGACATCGAAAGCGGCCAGACGCTCAAGAAAGTGCCGCTGCCGCGCAGGGCGAAAggggccaggcagcagctcggCACGCtgcgcagccccagcagccacaCCAGCGGCTGGACCTCCACCGAGTCCCTCACCTCCACAGCCAGCGAGGACGGCAGGACCgcgctgctgctgtccccacacAGCCGGGCGCCCCCGGAGCCCCTGAGCAAGCAAACCTCCCACCCCGCATCTCCCCCGCCGGCCGTGCGGCtgctcccacctcctgcccGCAAGTGCTTGGCACGAAACCTGCAGGTGGAGAAGACCTTGCTGGAGACGAGTAGGAGGCtagagcaggagcagagccatTCGCAGCCGGGCGCCCCGAGCCAggtgcacccatgggtgccggCGGGCACCGAGGGCCAGCCGGGCTCCGCGCGGATGAGCCCTGGCAGCTCGGGGCGCAGCACGCCGGCTGCAGGGCTCGGCGCTGCCCCGCTGCAGCACGTGCGGGAGCAGATGGCCGCGGCTTTGCGGCAGCTGCGGGACCTGGAGGAGCAGGTGAAAACCATCCCCTTCCTGGAGATGCAGATctgtgagctgcagcaggagaaggcGAAGCTGATGGAGAAGCTGTCGGTGGAGCCCGGCGGGAGCGAGGAGCAGCCCCGAGCGGGGCTGGAGTGCGAAGCAGAGCCGGCAAAGGGTCGAGCAAGCAAGATCGCGGAGCTGAGGAAGCTGACAGAGAAGCTGGCCGTGTCAGAGCGGGGCAGCCGTAGCTGGCCGGGCAAGGGCACGGCCGCCCGCCCCAGGGGTGACGAGAGGCCGTGCCGCTCTGTGGCTGTGGGCGAGGACCGGCCCATGACCGATGCCGTCTTCTACTACCAGTCACAGCAGGTGGGCAGCGGCGAGCCAGGCGGCGGGGCCCCAGAGCGCCGGGACGCGGCCGTGTGGGTGCTCGAGTCCTCGCTGGGGCTCGCCCCCGAGGTggagcgggagctggagctgctgcagcagacgGTGGGGCACCAGAAGGAGGTGATTGCCCTGATGGAGGGGCACCTGCAGGAGGCCACacgggagctggaggagctgcggCTGGAGGTGTGTGCCCGCCGGCCCCGTGGGCGCACGGACAAGGAGGTGACAGCCAAGCCACAGGTGGCCGAGGCGCTGGTGGAGGCAGCGGTGGTGACGCAGAGCCAGGCAGTCGGCGACCCCGTGGAGATGGTGGATGTGGCCGTGGGGTGCTCCCCGCCGACGGCCTGTGTCGGGGTGGGCTGCTGCCCCGACCGGCGGGATGTGGCAGTCGGGCCTGATGCGGCCTCGGGGCATGAAGACAAAGGCAGCCAGGCCGACAGGGCCGGCACCGACAGGGCCAGCCCCGAGAGGGCCGGCACCGACGTGGCCACTGCTGATGCAGGCACCACCACCCCAGCACGCAAGGAGCTGGAGCCCAGCGCTGGCGGTGCCGGATGCCAGCGCACCCCAAGCGGTCCCCAGGGTGCAGCGGAGGTGTTGGAAGCGACAGGGGACACGTGCCTGGGCAGCCCGGCCCCTGAGGCCGCAGTTGTGGAGGTGGTGGACGGTGGCCAGGATCCGTCCTCAGCACGGGATGGCAGAGCAGccgccagccctgcagcca GAGCCCTGAAGTCCATCATGAAGAAGCGGGACGGTGCCCCCCGGAGCGAGGCCGAGGGCAGCAAGAAGAGCCTGCAGTTCGTGGGCGTGCTGAACGGGGA GTACGAGAGCACGtccagcgaggaggaggaggaggatggagacAGCTCCTCTGAGAAGGCTTCAGCCGACAGCTCCGACAGTGAGGAGCAGGGTGGCACCGACACTtcggaggaggaggaagaggatgccGGGGGTGGCCAGAGCGAGCCGGGCGAGCAGCAGGAGCAAGAGGGGGCCAGCGTGGCCCCACCAGAGCCCACCGAGGTGAAGGAGAA GTTCGAGCTGAGCCCCAGGATGCGGGAGGCCTGCCTCATCGTCAAGACCCACCTGGGCCACCCCGGGGCCACCAAGAGCAAGGAGGCG CtcgccagcagcagcctggtcCTGCAGGAGTGGTTCCGTCTGTCCAGCCAGAAGTCATCCGTCCCCGACACGGTTGCCAACCACCTCCTGGCCTTCGCCGAGCTCTCGCCAGCCCTCCTGGCCCACGTGGTGAACCTGGCCGATGGGAACGGCAACACAGCCCTGCACTACAGCGTCTCCCACTCCAACTTCCACAtcgtgcagctgctgctggacacGG GGGTCTGTAACGTGGACCACCAGAACAAAGCTGGCTACACGGCGCTCATGCTGGCAGCGCTGGCAGCCGTCGAGCAGGAGGACGACATGAACGTGGTCAGGAGGCTCTTCAGCATGGGCAACGTCAATGCCAAGGCCAGCCAG GCTGGCCAGACGGCGCTGATGCTGGCAGTCAGCCACGGACGGCAGGAGATGGTGGAAGCCCTGCTCGCCTGCGGCGCTGACGTGAACCTGCAGGATGAGGAGGGCTCGACCGCGCTGATGTGCGCCTGCGAGCACGGCCGGGTGGAGACcgtgaagctgctgctggctcagcccACCTGCAACATCTCCATCGTGGACAGC GATGGTAACAACGCTGTCGCCATCGCGCTGGAGGCCGGCCACAGCAACATCGCGGTGCTCCTGTACGCCCACCTGAATGGGACAAAGGCGCAGCCACAC CAGGGGCCATCAACAGTGGGCACCAAGAGCCCCGGGAACCCAAAGAAACCAAATTAG